CGCCTCGAACCCGTGGGTGTGGGCGTCGATGAACGCGCGGTCGACGGCGCCGGGCGCGTCCGACTCCAGCAGCATGCGGTTGAGCGCCTGGAACAGGGCGAGGTCGCCGTTGAGCCGGATCTGCAGGAACCGGTCGGCGAGGACGCTGCCCTGGCCGGTGATCCCGGACGGGCGCTGCGGGTTCTTGAACCGCATGAGCCCCGCCTCGGGCAGCGGGTTGACCGCGACGATCCGGGCGCCCTTCTTCTTGGCCCGTTCCAGCGCCGCGAGCATCCGGGGGTGGTTCGTCCCCGGGTTCTGCCCGACGACGAAGATCAGGTCCGCCCGGTCGAAGTCGTCCAGCAGCACCGTTCCCTTGCCGATGCCGATCGTCTCGCTCAGCGCGGACCCGGACGACTCGTGGCACATGTTGCTGCAATCCGGCAGGTTGTTGGTGCCGAACGCGCGGACGAACAGCTGGTAGGCGAACGCCGCCTCGTTGCTGGTGCGGCCGGAGGTGTAGAAGACGGCCTCGTCGGGGGAGTCCAGGGCGTTCAGCTCCGCCGCCAGCAGCCCGAACGCCTCGTCCCACGACACCGGCTCGTAGTGCTCGGACCCGGCGCGCTTGAGCATCGGCTCGGTGAGGCGCCCCTGCTGCCCGAGCCAGTGGTCGGACTTCTCCGCCAGTTCGGCCACGGTGTGCCGCGCGAAGAACTCGCGGGTGACGCGCCGTGTGGTGGCCTCCTCGGCGACGGCCTTCGCGCCGTTCTCGCAGAACTCGGCGACGTGCCTCCGGTCGCCCTCGGGCCATGCGCAGCCCGGGCAGTCGAAGCCGTCCTTCTGGTTGACGCGCAGCAGCGTCAGCGCGGTGCGCCTGACGCCCATCTGCTCGTACGAGTGGCGGAGCGCGGCCGTGACGCCCGGCATGCCGGCGGCCCATGTCTTCGGCTCGGAGACCTCGAGACCCGCGTCGTCGAAGTCACCGGTCGGCGGCTTGCGGCTCATCGCATACACATCCTCGCGGTCGCCTGAGGGTCTCCTCCACTCTCGCATGAGGAGGGACTCGGAGGCCCGTGGCGGATCCGCGCGATGGACGTACCGGCGGCTTCACCGTGCCGCGCGCTTACTGCGGAGGGCCTTCCGCCAGCCGGACGGTGGCGGACACCTGGGCGCCCTGGGCGGTGGTCCACTGCACCTGGACGATGTCCCCGGGGTGGTGGGCCAGCATCAGCGTGGTCAGGGTGTTCGGGGAGTCGACGCCCCGGCCGTCGAAGGTGACGATCGACGCGCCGACCGGGATGCCCGCGGTCTCGGCGGGGGAGCCGGGGATCACCTCGGCGACGACGGCGCCGGGGGAGTTGGCGTTGGAGCGGACCTTGACGCCGAGCATGGCGGTCGCCCCGATGTGCACGGTGAGGGACGCCTCGCCGCGCTGGATCTGCCGGGCGATCTCCAGCGCCCGGTCGGACGGGATCGCGTATCCGCGGTGGTCGGAGCCTTCGGACGCGCTGCGCGGCAGGCCCGCGGACGCGGCGGTGTTGATGCCGATGACCTTGCCGTCGGAGTTCAGCAGCGGGCCGCCCGAGTCGCCGGGCTCGATCGGGGCGTCGGTCTCGATCAGGCCGGTGAGCCGCTCGGTGGTGCCGCTGCTGTCGTCGCGGGCGGTGACCGACTGCTCCAGGGCGGTGACGCGGCCGGTGACGACGCGCGGCCTGCCGCCCTCCCCGCCGGCGTTGCCGACGGCGGTGACGGGGTCGCCGATCTCCACCCCGGACGCGGAGGCGAACGCGGCGGCCTTGAGCCGGGTCGCGCCCTCCAGCCGGATGACCGCGATGTCGCCCGCCCGGTCGTAGCCGACGACCCGCGCGGTGTAGGTGCGGCGGTTGTCGGTGTCGGTGCCCTGGATCTTCGTGGCGCCGCGGATCACGTGGTTGTTGGTCAGCACGAGGCCGGTGGCGGTGAGCACGACGCCCGTCCCGGCGGCGCGGGTGTCGCGCAGGTTCTGCTCGGTCTCGATGTTGACGACGCCGGGGCGGCGGCCGCTGGGCTTGGCGGTCTTCTTCTCCGGGGTCGCGGTGACGGGCGGCGGGACGTCCTCGGCCGGGGGGCCCTGCGCGATCCGGCAGCCGGGGACGAGCAGGGACAGCAGCGTGACCAGGAACAACGCCATCGCGGCGCGCACGCCGCGACGAAGGGTCCGCTCGTTCACCTGCCCGCCTCCTCGCTTTCCATCCATGATTCCCGAAATCCGGGGATTAGTCCCTCGGCCGTGATCAGGCGGTCGTCGGGCGCGGGGGAGGAACGCTAGGAGGCGGCGGGCGGCGCCGTAAGCCGGTGAGGGCGTCAGCGGGTGAAGGCGTCAGCGGGTGAAGTAGCGCCGGGGGTTCTCCACGAGCATCTGGTCCACCTGGGCGTCGGAGACCCCGGCGGCGCGCAGGGCCGGCAGCACGTCGTCGCTGATGTGCCGGTAGTGCCAGTTCGGCTGCATCGCCGGGACCGTCGCGGGGTCGGGCCCGAACCAGTCGATGAAGCAGCTCGCGTCGTGGCTGAGCACGATCCGGTCGGCGTAGCCGCGCTCGCACAGGGCGGCGATGGTGGCCACCCGGTTCTCGGTGGGGTTGATGATGTCGAGGCCGAAGCGGTCCATGCCGAGGATCGCGCCGGTGTCGGCCAGCTCCATCAGGTAGTCGAGGTCGTTGCTGTCGCCCGCGTGCCCGATCACGACCTTGGTGAGGTCCACGCCCTCCTTGCCGAGGACGTCGACGACCGCGCGCCCGGCGTGGATCGAGCTCTCGGTGTGCACGGTGAGCGGCGCGCCCGTCTCGCGGTGCGCTCCGGCGACGGCCCGCAGCACCCGCTCCACGCCGGGGGTGAGCCCGGGGCGGTCGACGGCGCACTTCAGGAACGCCGCCTTCACGCCGGTGCCGCCGATGCCCTCGGTGAGGTCCCGGACGAACAGGGCGATCATCGGGTCGGGGCCCTCGTCCAGCATCGTGCCCGGCCCTCGGTGGTGGAACTGGAAGGGCACGTCGTTGTAGGTGTAGATGCCCGTCGCCACGATGATGTTGAGCCCCGGGACCCGCTCGTTGATCCGCTGGATCCGGGGGATGTAGCGCCCGAGCCCCCACACGGTCGGGTCGGCGATGGTGGTGATGCCGCGGTCGGCCAGCTCACCGAGCTTGGCGACCGCGTCAGCGACCTTCTCCTCCTCGTCCCACCAGTCGCCGGCCCCGTAGTTCTCGACGTTCTCGGTGCCGAGGACGAAGACGTGCTCGTGCATCAGCGTGCGTCCCAGCCCGGTGACGTCGACGGGGCCTCGGACGGTCTCCACTGCGGGCATCGGCTCTCCCTTGTGCCGCCTGCGGGGGGCATACCGACCAGTCGGTTTCATGGCAAGCTATGACGTGCGACACATCGGCGTCAATGCCCGCCCCTATGGGAGGTGCCCACGTGACGGAGACGGCGGATCCCCGGCCGGCGGGAGCCGGACCGGCGCGGGCGAGCGCGGTGGAGCGGAGGATACTGGACGCGGCGCTCCGGCTGTTCGCCGAACGCGGGTTCGACCGGACGTCGGTGCAGGGCATCGTGGAGGCCGCCGAGGTCACCAAGGGCGCCCT
The sequence above is drawn from the Actinomadura hallensis genome and encodes:
- a CDS encoding phosphotriesterase family protein, whose amino-acid sequence is MPAVETVRGPVDVTGLGRTLMHEHVFVLGTENVENYGAGDWWDEEEKVADAVAKLGELADRGITTIADPTVWGLGRYIPRIQRINERVPGLNIIVATGIYTYNDVPFQFHHRGPGTMLDEGPDPMIALFVRDLTEGIGGTGVKAAFLKCAVDRPGLTPGVERVLRAVAGAHRETGAPLTVHTESSIHAGRAVVDVLGKEGVDLTKVVIGHAGDSNDLDYLMELADTGAILGMDRFGLDIINPTENRVATIAALCERGYADRIVLSHDASCFIDWFGPDPATVPAMQPNWHYRHISDDVLPALRAAGVSDAQVDQMLVENPRRYFTR
- a CDS encoding S1C family serine protease; protein product: MNERTLRRGVRAAMALFLVTLLSLLVPGCRIAQGPPAEDVPPPVTATPEKKTAKPSGRRPGVVNIETEQNLRDTRAAGTGVVLTATGLVLTNNHVIRGATKIQGTDTDNRRTYTARVVGYDRAGDIAVIRLEGATRLKAAAFASASGVEIGDPVTAVGNAGGEGGRPRVVTGRVTALEQSVTARDDSSGTTERLTGLIETDAPIEPGDSGGPLLNSDGKVIGINTAASAGLPRSASEGSDHRGYAIPSDRALEIARQIQRGEASLTVHIGATAMLGVKVRSNANSPGAVVAEVIPGSPAETAGIPVGASIVTFDGRGVDSPNTLTTLMLAHHPGDIVQVQWTTAQGAQVSATVRLAEGPPQ